One Glycine soja cultivar W05 chromosome 2, ASM419377v2, whole genome shotgun sequence genomic region harbors:
- the LOC114386768 gene encoding transcription factor MYB106-like, whose protein sequence is MGRSPCCEKTGLKKGPWTPEEDQKLIAFIEKHGHGSWRALPAKAGLRRCGKSCRLRWSNYLRPDIKRGKFSLQEEQTIIQLHALLGNRWSAIASHLPKRTDNEIKNYWNTHLKKRLDKMGIDPTTHKPKNESLAYSKDGSNLGHMAQWESARLEAEARLVRESKLQEQQNNLGPMSSPSSTQITRLVLNKITPLQQKQHSLPPCLDVLKAWQSSWSNNNNNINKYSSLNDKKKTMHVPSMYAMMLSNDDLESPTSTLCFPESVQMNNNNNNSNAMVSTNHVGLINENYLLPPTTLDEFIITKSLGTTSSEGAIETVNGGGSDSWRYFTKHNNEEEQVETDEKTIMYDTISCLQDDDGDIMVAVEALRGAGYYGDDNSNNNNVTFTHLSSNVNNMVGFENDFDSNEDLAAVNLHVKFEENKDYWNGMLN, encoded by the exons ATGGGAAGGTCACCATGCTGTGAGAAGACAGGGCTAAAGAAAGGGCCATGGACACCGGAGGAAGACCAAAAGCTCATTGCTTTCATCGAAAAGCATGGCCATGGAAGCTGGCGTGCATTGCCTGCAAAAGCTG GGCTTAGAAGATGTGGAAAGAGTTGCAGACTTAGATGGTCGAATTATCTCCGACCTGATATAAAACGAGGGAAGTTCAGCTTGCAGGAAGAGCAAACCATTATTCAACTTCATGCCCTTCTAGGAAACAG GTGGTCAGCCATAGCATCTCACTTGCCCAAGAGAACAGACAATGAGATCAAGAACTACTGGAACACCCACCTCAAGAAGAGGCTGGACAAAATGGGCATAGACCCAACAACCCACAAGCCAAAAAATGAGTCCCTAGCCTACTCCAAAGACGGCTCGAACCTTGGCCACATGGCTCAGTGGGAGAGTGCTCGGCTCGAAGCCGAAGCCAGACTCGTAAGAGAATCCAAACTACAAGAACAACAAAACAACCTCGGACCTATGTCCTCTCCTTCCTCAACACAAATTACGAGGCTCGTTCTCAACAAAATCACACCcctacaacaaaaacaacactcACTACCACCGTGCCTCGACGTGCTCAAAGCGTGGCAAAGTTCATggtcaaacaacaacaacaacattaacaaatactcATCACTAAACGACAAGAAGAAAACCATGCATGTGCCTAGCATGTATGCCATGATGCTTTCAAATGATGACCTAGAGTCTCCAACATCCACTTTGTGCTTCCCCGAGAGCGtgcaaatgaataataataacaataactcTAACGCTATGGTCTCAACCAACCACGTTGGGTTAATCAATGAGAACTATTTACTCCCTCCAACCACCCTGGATGAGTTCATTATTACCAAAAGTTTAGGAACAACAAGTAGTGAGGGTGCAATTGAAACCGTGAATGGTGGTGGTAGTGACTCGTGGAGGTACTTCACCAAACACAACAATGAAGAAGAACAAGTTGAAACTGATGAGAAGACAATAATGTACGACACGATTTCATGTTTGCAAGACGATGACGGTGATATTATGGTGGCTGTTGAGGCATTAAGAGGTGCTGGTTATTATGGTGATGATAATAGCAACAATAATAATGTCACATTTACGCATCTCTCTAGCAATGTCAATAATATGGTGGGTTTCGAAAACGATTTTGATTCCAATGAAGATTTAGCGGCGGTGAACTTGCATGTGAAATTCGAGGAGAATAAGGATTATTGGAATGGCATGcttaattag
- the LOC114372590 gene encoding uncharacterized protein LOC114372590 — translation MEIHASGLSPIKNGTCTVRSAYYMMMKKFVDYDELIVEGDWKLLWNIDVSPRVKLFLWRLCRNMLPSWVKLRTRGVSCPITCSLCNIDVETTSHIFASCHSEEAIQFMQARGYSLVTFEMDCKGVVDKIRRSDPDESEIEVLLFNIAGTS, via the exons ATGGAGATTCACGCATCTGGACTCTCACCGATCAAAAATGGTACATGCACTGTTCGTAGTGCTTATtacatgatgatgaagaagTTTGTGGATTATGATGAGTTGATAGTTGAAGGAGATTGGAAATTGCTTTGGAATATTGATGTTTCCCCTAGAGTCAAATTGTTCTTATGGAGATTGTGCAGGAACATGCTTCCTTCATGGGTCAAGCTTCGTACTCGTGGAGTCTCGTGCCCAATTACATGTTCTTTGTGCAACATTGATGTTGAGACCACTAGTCACATCTTTGCTTCGTGCCAT TCAGAAGAAGCTATTCAGTTTATGCAAGCAAGAGGTTATTCCCTTGTTACCTTCGAGATGGATTGTAAAGGAGTAGTGGATAAAATAAGGCGATCCGATCCAGATGAGTCCGAGATAGAGGTTCTGTTATTCAACATAGCAGGAACCTCCTAA
- the LOC114386776 gene encoding uncharacterized protein LOC114386776 codes for MDIIASSMALPSLQPRNTNLSKVSIFQRLTPPTTLIPSWACSSKPNNSTTLSPISSKFPSFLRCSTKPDTSANSETQHTNNPNNEQPNSISNSQNAPQSSDSSSSEAFSSSPPPLGSSHSSSSRGLVLDLGPSNSWDSADIGSPVVKRFLSDEEERWYMWYHGRAKGYPSSDLIGLAVSKNGVHWERGGGPARSSSDVGFVISCGKDWWGFDTGGIRPSEMVIMSSSRVRASSAVYWLYYTGFVSERMEFSDHSLEFSVENPDGMINDGVSCGNGNGKGKVLKSLPGLAISQDGRHWARIEGEHHSGALIDVGSEKEWDSLFISSPQVVFHGNGDLRMYYHSFDVERGHFGVGIARSRDGIRWVKLGKIMGGGKVGSFDEFGVMNPCVTRNRSGGNYVMTYEGVAADGRRSIGLAVSPDGLKEWARLQDEAILKPSDQGCWDDKDVGSPCLVEMDTEGDEWRLYYRGVGNGGRVGIGMAISEGRDIGSFRRWTGFHV; via the coding sequence ATGGACATAATAGCATCATCAATGGCACTTCCTTCATTGCAACCCCGCAACACCAACCTttcaaaagtttcaattttccAACGCTTAACACCCCCAACAACCTTAATTCCCTCATGGGCATGTTCCTCCAAACCCAATAACTCCACCACCCTCTCTCCAATCTCCTCAAAGTTTCCATCTTTCCTACGCTGCTCCACAAAACCAGACACCAGCGCCAACAGCGAGACACAGCACACCAATAATCCCAACAATGAACAACCCAATTCAATTTCAAACTCCCAGAATGCACCACAATCATCAGATTCATCATCAAGTGAAGCCTTTTCTTCATCACCACCACCTTTGGGGTCATCACATTCCTCTTCCTCAAGAGGGTTGGTGCTTGATTTGGGTCCTTCAAACTCTTGGGACAGTGCTGACATAGGTTCCCCAGTGGTGAAGAGGTTTCTGAGTGATGAAGAAGAGAGGTGGTACATGTGGTACCatgggagggcaaaagggtacCCTTCTTCTGATTTGATAGGGTTGGCTGTTTCAAAGAATGGGGTTCATTGGGAGCGTGGTGGAGGCCCTGCTAGGTCAAGTTCTGATGTGGGGTTTGTGATTAGCTGTGGAAAGGATTGGTGGGGTTTTGACACTGGTGGCATTAGGCCTTCTGAGATGGTGATCATGTCTAGTTCTAGGGTTAGAGCCTCTAGTGCTGTTTACTGGCTTTACTACACTGGCTTTGTTTCTGAGAGGATGGAGTTTTCTGATCATTCTCTGGAGTTCAGTGTGGAAAACCCTGATGGAATGATCAATGATGGTGTGAGTTGTGGGAATGGAAATGGGAAAGGGAAGGTTTTGAAGTCCTTGCCTGGTTTGGCTATTAGTCAGGATGGGAGGCATTGGGCTAGGATTGAAGGGGAGCATCATAGTGGAGCTTTGATTGATGTTGGGTCTGAGAAGGAGTGGGattctttgtttatttcttCCCCGCAAGTTGTTTTCCATGGGAATGGCGATCTAAGGATGTACTATCACTCGTTTGATGTCGAAAGAGGGCATTTTGGTGTTGGGATTGCTAGGTCGAGGGACGGAATTAGGTGGGTGAAGTTGGGGAAAATAATGGGGGGAGGGAAAGTTGGCTCCTTTGATGAGTTCGGAGTGATGAACCCGTGCGTGACCAGGAACAGGAGTGGCGGGAACTATGTGATGACGTATGAAGGTGTTGCTGCTGATGGGAGGAGGAGCATTGGTTTGGCTGTGTCTCCTGATGGGTTGAAGGAATGGGCGAGGCTTCAGGATGAGGCGATTTTAAAGCCGTCGGACCAAGGCTGCTGGGATGATAAGGATGTTGGATCCCCGTGTCTGGTTGAAATGGATACAGAAGGAGATGAGTGGAGGTTGTATTATAGAGGTGTTGGTAATGGAGGAAGAGTTGGAATAGGAATGGCCATTTCCGAAGGGAGGGATATTGGAAGTTTTAGAAGatggacaggtttccatgtatAA
- the LOC114386793 gene encoding uncharacterized protein LOC114386793, protein MSFMRGDFLSRTRKLVKGLAKAQPAWLKAMEQAPPATFPRSAGKIPTITLPEDVYVKKFYKKYPESKSHDAIKFHAFDPPPSRVFALRVLELKEQGISEEQAMAIADMEYLTEKKTKKKAYTRLKEIARLQGKRLPQNPYPSAIKEIQAEERKYVRDRFFNPKMLEIVEKQKAEAAAERLSRGGDW, encoded by the exons aTGTCGTTTATGCGAGGGGATTTTCTTTCTCGAACGAGGAAGCTCGTGAAGGGTTTGGCCAAGGCGCAACCCGCGTGGCTCAAAGCCATGGAACA GGCACCACCTGCAACGTTTCCTCGGTCTGCCGGGAAAATTCCGACCATTACTCTTCCCGAGGATGTTTATGTGAAGAAGTTTTATAAGAAATATCCGGAATCCAAATCCCATGACGCCATAAA GTTTCATGCTTTTGATCCCCCTCCGTCTCGTGTATTTGCCTTGAGGGTTCTTGAATTGAAGGAGCAGGGCATTAGTGAGGAGCAAGCTATGGCTATAGCTGAT ATGGAATATCTGACAgagaagaagacaaagaagaaagCATATACCCGTTTGAAGGAAATTGCACGTCTTCAAGGGAAGAGACTTCCTCAAAATCCATATCCTAGTGCCATCAAGGAGATACAAGCTGAGGAGAGGAAATATGTTCGTGATCGTTTCTTCAATCccaagatgcttgaaattgtgGAGAAACAGAAAGCCGAGGCAGCAGCGGAGAGATTGAGTCGAGGTGGTGATTGGTGA